The sequence below is a genomic window from Sorangiineae bacterium MSr12523.
GCCGATCCGCGGCACTACGAGTGGGAGGGTACGGAGAACATCCAGACGAAGCGCGGTTGCGCCTTCGGCTGCACGTATTGCGATTACCCCGATTTGGAGGGGCGCAAGGTGCGGGTTCGAAATCCCAAGACCGTCGCCGAGGAGGTGCTGGCCCGCGCGCAGGTGCCCGGCGTGAAGTTCGTATTCTTCGTCGACAGCGTGTTCAATGTTCCGCCAAAGGCGGCGCTCGAATTGTGCAACGAGCTCATTGCGCGGGACAATCCCCTGCCCTGGACATGCTACGCGACGCCGGCGGCGTTCTCGCCCGAGCTGGTGGAAGCGATGGTGCGCGCGCGTTGCTACGGCGTCGAGATCGGGACGGACGCGGGCACGGAGCGCATCTTGAAAGCGCTGAAGAAGCCATTCGGCTTGAAAGACGTCCTTCGCACCCGCGAGCTGTGCGAGGAATATGGCCTCATGGACTCACACACGTTCATCCTCGGAGCCGAAGATGAAACGCTGGACGAGACGAGGCGAACGCTCGACTTCGCCGACCAGCTCGACCCGGCCGTGTCCATCTTCGTGGTCTTCTCCGACGATCGCGAGGAGTTCGACGGCGTGCAATCGAAAAATCGCCGCAAAATCCTGGAGATTCTCGCCGAGGAGGCACCGAAACGGCCTGGGTGGGTCGTGCCGGAGCTCGCGCTGGGGCAGAATCATCACGATGCCCCTCCCCCGCGCGGCACCGCGGGCCCTGCGTGGATCATCGCGGCGCGCGAGCGCTGGGCGAGGAAGCGCGGTCGTTCGGCAGCCTTGCCGTAACGATAGAACTAGACAGTGCTTCCGCCGCCGTTCAACGGAATGTACTGGCCGGTGATCCAGCGTGCCTCGTCCGAGCATAAAAAGGCCACCACCCCGCCGATGT
It includes:
- a CDS encoding cobalamin-dependent protein (Presence of a B(12) (cobalamin)-binding domain implies dependence on cobalamin itself, in one of its several forms, or in some unusual lineages, dependence on a cobalamin-like analog.), producing the protein MRVLLISANREVIPSPVVPVGVLALAGAVRDAHEVRVLDLCFEPDFLGAIEKTIGDFDPELVALGLRNLHTNAYDVGGRKGLIQNYANMAAAVRRATRAPLVLGGAGFSLRPKHLMERLGADYGIVGEAERAFRQLTDMVARGETPPTILHGENVIHSDVFPMQRLRRSATIVSDLDMLPPVARDLADPRHYEWEGTENIQTKRGCAFGCTYCDYPDLEGRKVRVRNPKTVAEEVLARAQVPGVKFVFFVDSVFNVPPKAALELCNELIARDNPLPWTCYATPAAFSPELVEAMVRARCYGVEIGTDAGTERILKALKKPFGLKDVLRTRELCEEYGLMDSHTFILGAEDETLDETRRTLDFADQLDPAVSIFVVFSDDREEFDGVQSKNRRKILEILAEEAPKRPGWVVPELALGQNHHDAPPPRGTAGPAWIIAARERWARKRGRSAALP